One genomic window of Pseudomonas aeruginosa includes the following:
- a CDS encoding ABC transporter permease → MLSPYMSPVERLWFYSLRILCGLVLLFLVLPVLVIVPLSFNSGTFLVYPLQGFSLRWYADFFQSAEWMRSLTNSMIVAPAATLLAMVFGTLAAIGLTRGEFRGKALVMSLMISPMVVPVVIIGVASYLFFAPLGLGNSYLSLIVVHAVLGVPFVIITVSATLQGFNYNLVRAAASLGAPPLTTFFRVTLPLIAPGVISGALFAFATSFDEVVVTLFLAGPEQATLPRQMFSGIRENLSPTIAAAATLLIGFSVLLLLTLEWLRGRSEKMRTAQPGG, encoded by the coding sequence ATGCTGAGTCCCTACATGTCCCCGGTCGAGCGCCTGTGGTTCTACTCCCTGCGCATCCTCTGCGGCCTGGTACTGCTGTTCCTGGTACTGCCGGTGCTGGTCATCGTGCCGCTGTCGTTCAACTCCGGCACTTTCCTGGTCTACCCGCTGCAAGGGTTCTCCCTGCGCTGGTACGCCGACTTCTTCCAGTCCGCCGAGTGGATGCGCTCGTTGACCAACAGCATGATCGTCGCTCCGGCGGCGACCCTGCTGGCAATGGTCTTCGGCACTCTGGCAGCGATCGGCCTGACCCGCGGCGAGTTCCGCGGCAAGGCACTGGTGATGAGCCTGATGATTTCGCCGATGGTGGTGCCGGTGGTGATCATCGGCGTGGCCAGCTACCTGTTCTTCGCTCCGCTGGGGCTCGGCAACAGCTACCTGTCGCTGATCGTGGTGCATGCGGTGCTCGGCGTGCCGTTCGTGATCATCACCGTCTCCGCGACCCTGCAGGGGTTCAACTACAATCTGGTGCGCGCCGCCGCCAGCCTCGGCGCGCCGCCGCTGACCACCTTCTTCCGGGTGACCCTGCCGCTGATCGCTCCGGGAGTGATTTCCGGCGCGCTGTTCGCCTTCGCCACCTCGTTCGACGAAGTGGTAGTGACCCTCTTCCTCGCCGGTCCCGAGCAGGCCACCCTGCCGCGGCAGATGTTCAGCGGCATTCGCGAGAACCTGAGCCCCACCATTGCCGCCGCGGCGACCTTGCTGATCGGTTTCTCCGTACTGCTGTTGCTGACCCTGGAATGGCTGCGCGGGCGCAGCGAGAAGATGCGTACCGCACAACCCGGCGGCTGA
- the rpe gene encoding ribulose-phosphate 3-epimerase, whose amino-acid sequence MQPFAIAPSILSADFARLGEDVDKVLAAGADIVHFDVMDNHYVPNLTIGPMVCSALRKYGVSAPIDVHLMVSPVDRIIGDFIEAGATYITFHPEASQHIDRSLQLIRDGGCKAGLVFNPATPLEVLKYVMDKVDMVLLMSVNPGFGGQKFIPGTLDKLREARALIDASGREIRLEIDGGVNVKNIREIAAAGADTFVAGSAIFNAPDYAEVIRAMHAELAQAHQ is encoded by the coding sequence ATGCAACCCTTCGCCATCGCTCCGTCGATCCTTTCCGCCGATTTCGCCCGCCTGGGCGAGGACGTGGACAAGGTGCTCGCCGCCGGTGCCGACATCGTTCACTTCGACGTGATGGACAACCACTACGTGCCGAACCTGACCATCGGCCCGATGGTCTGCTCGGCGCTGCGCAAGTACGGCGTGAGCGCGCCGATCGACGTGCACCTGATGGTGTCCCCGGTGGATCGCATCATCGGCGACTTCATCGAAGCTGGCGCCACCTACATCACCTTCCATCCGGAAGCTTCCCAGCACATCGACCGTTCCCTGCAACTGATCCGCGACGGCGGGTGCAAGGCAGGCCTGGTGTTCAACCCGGCCACTCCGCTGGAGGTGCTGAAGTACGTGATGGACAAGGTCGACATGGTCCTGCTGATGAGCGTCAACCCCGGCTTCGGCGGGCAGAAATTCATCCCCGGTACCCTCGACAAGTTGCGCGAGGCACGCGCCCTGATCGATGCCTCCGGTCGCGAGATCCGCCTGGAGATCGATGGCGGCGTCAACGTCAAGAACATCCGTGAGATCGCCGCGGCGGGCGCCGATACCTTCGTCGCCGGCTCGGCCATCTTCAACGCCCCGGACTACGCCGAGGTCATCCGCGCCATGCATGCCGAACTGGCCCAGGCGCACCAGTAA
- a CDS encoding phosphoglycolate phosphatase, which yields MSAAEPFFATRLPRLVMFDLDGTLVDSVPDLTAAVDSMLASLGRPPAGIEKVRQWIGNGARVLVRRALAGSIEHDGIGEEETEAALALFMEAYADSHALTEVYPGVVDTLKWLKRNGVEMALITNKPERFVAPLLDEMKLGRYFRWIIGGDTLPQQKPDPAALLFVMKMAGIEPEDALFVGDSRNDVLAAKAAGVRCAALTYGYNHGRPIAEEAPTLVIDNLRDLLPCADQAAEIVLPDDSLSPSDQRDQAVAVSKLWMKVIKALARWRWRA from the coding sequence ATGAGCGCTGCGGAGCCGTTCTTCGCCACGCGCCTGCCGCGTCTGGTGATGTTCGACCTGGATGGCACGCTGGTCGATTCCGTTCCCGACCTCACCGCCGCGGTCGACAGCATGCTCGCCAGCCTCGGGCGGCCGCCGGCGGGCATCGAGAAGGTCCGCCAGTGGATCGGTAACGGCGCACGCGTCCTGGTGCGTCGCGCCCTGGCCGGAAGCATCGAGCACGACGGCATCGGTGAGGAGGAAACCGAAGCCGCGCTGGCGTTGTTCATGGAGGCCTATGCCGACAGTCATGCGCTCACCGAGGTCTACCCCGGCGTCGTCGACACCCTCAAGTGGCTCAAGCGCAACGGCGTGGAAATGGCGCTGATCACCAACAAGCCGGAGCGCTTCGTCGCTCCGCTGCTGGATGAGATGAAGCTGGGTCGCTATTTTCGCTGGATCATCGGCGGCGACACCCTGCCGCAGCAGAAGCCCGACCCGGCGGCGCTGCTGTTCGTGATGAAGATGGCCGGCATCGAGCCCGAAGATGCGTTGTTCGTCGGTGACTCGCGCAACGACGTGCTCGCCGCCAAAGCTGCCGGCGTGCGCTGCGCGGCGCTGACCTATGGCTACAACCACGGCCGGCCGATCGCCGAGGAAGCGCCCACCCTGGTCATCGACAACCTGCGCGACCTGCTGCCTTGCGCCGACCAGGCCGCTGAGATAGTGTTGCCGGACGACTCCCTTTCCCCCTCCGACCAGCGAGATCAAGCCGTGGCGGTCAGCAAACTCTGGATGAAGGTCATCAAGGCCCTGGCGCGTTGGCGCTGGCGCGCCTGA
- the trpE gene encoding anthranilate synthase component I → MNREEFLRLAADGYNRIPLSFETLADFDTPLSIYLKLADAPNSYLLESVQGGEKWGRYSIIGLPCRTVLRVYDHQVRISIDGMETERFDCADPLAFVEEFKARYQVPTVPGLPRFDGGLVGYFGYDCVRYVEKRLATCPNPDPLGNPDILLMVSDAVVVFDNLAGKIHAIVLADPSEENAYERGQARLEELLERLRQPITPRRGLDLEAAQGREPAFRASFTREDYENAVGRIKDYILAGDCMQVVPSQRMSIEFKAAPIDLYRALRCFNPTPYMYFFNFGDFHVVGSSPEVLVRVEDGLVTVRPIAGTRPRGINEEADLALEQDLLSDAKEIAEHLMLIDLGRNDVGRVSDIGAVKVTEKMVIERYSNVMHIVSNVTGQLREGLSAMDALRAILPAGTLSGAPKIRAMEIIDELEPVKRGVYGGAVGYLAWNGNMDTAIAIRTAVIKNGELHVQAGGGIVADSVPALEWEETINKRRAMFRAVALAEQSVE, encoded by the coding sequence ATGAATCGCGAAGAATTCCTGCGGCTGGCCGCCGATGGCTACAACCGCATCCCGCTGTCCTTCGAGACCCTTGCCGACTTCGACACGCCGCTGTCGATCTACCTGAAGCTGGCCGACGCGCCGAACTCCTACCTGCTGGAGTCGGTGCAGGGCGGCGAGAAATGGGGGCGCTATTCGATCATCGGCCTGCCGTGCCGCACGGTGCTGCGGGTCTACGACCATCAAGTACGGATCAGCATCGATGGCATGGAAACCGAGCGCTTCGATTGCGCCGACCCGCTGGCTTTCGTCGAGGAGTTCAAGGCGCGCTACCAGGTGCCCACCGTGCCCGGCTTGCCACGTTTCGATGGAGGCCTGGTCGGCTACTTCGGTTACGACTGCGTGCGCTACGTGGAAAAACGCCTGGCCACCTGTCCGAACCCGGACCCGCTGGGCAACCCGGATATCCTGTTGATGGTGTCCGATGCCGTAGTGGTATTCGACAACCTGGCCGGGAAGATCCACGCCATCGTCCTCGCCGATCCCTCCGAGGAAAATGCCTACGAGCGCGGCCAGGCACGTCTGGAGGAGCTGCTGGAGCGTCTACGCCAGCCGATCACCCCGCGTCGCGGCCTCGACCTCGAGGCGGCCCAGGGTCGTGAGCCGGCGTTTCGTGCCAGCTTCACCCGCGAGGACTATGAAAACGCGGTAGGAAGGATCAAGGACTACATCCTGGCCGGCGACTGCATGCAGGTGGTGCCGTCGCAGCGCATGTCCATCGAATTCAAGGCGGCGCCCATCGACCTGTACCGCGCGCTGCGCTGTTTCAATCCGACGCCCTACATGTACTTCTTCAACTTCGGCGACTTCCATGTCGTGGGCAGCTCGCCGGAGGTGCTGGTACGGGTCGAGGATGGCCTGGTGACGGTGCGCCCGATCGCCGGTACCCGTCCGCGCGGGATCAACGAAGAGGCCGACCTGGCACTGGAGCAGGATCTGCTGTCGGACGCCAAGGAGATCGCCGAGCACCTGATGCTGATCGACCTGGGGCGCAACGACGTGGGGCGGGTGTCCGATATCGGCGCGGTGAAGGTCACCGAAAAAATGGTGATCGAACGTTACTCCAACGTCATGCACATCGTGTCCAACGTCACCGGGCAATTGCGCGAGGGGCTCAGCGCGATGGACGCGCTGCGGGCGATTCTGCCGGCGGGCACTCTATCCGGCGCGCCGAAGATCCGCGCCATGGAGATCATCGACGAGCTGGAGCCGGTCAAGCGTGGAGTCTACGGCGGCGCGGTCGGCTACCTGGCATGGAACGGCAACATGGACACCGCCATTGCCATCCGCACCGCGGTGATCAAGAACGGTGAACTCCACGTGCAGGCCGGCGGCGGTATCGTTGCCGACTCGGTGCCCGCGCTGGAGTGGGAAGAAACCATCAACAAGCGCCGGGCGATGTTCCGCGCCGTGGCGCTGGCCGAGCAGAGCGTCGAATAA
- the prtN gene encoding pyocin genes transcriptional regulator PrtN, with amino-acid sequence MQPSIAPSTPIPRQETVELVYRIFGDVLVPLEQVRERWFRNLNKENFSKALACGRIALPVTTLDDSHKAMQFVALDHLAAYVDQRANQAGGARRAPPGADSIAP; translated from the coding sequence ATGCAGCCATCCATCGCCCCTAGCACTCCGATTCCACGCCAGGAAACCGTGGAATTGGTCTACCGCATCTTCGGCGACGTCCTGGTGCCGCTGGAGCAGGTCCGCGAACGCTGGTTTCGCAACCTGAACAAGGAAAACTTCAGCAAGGCCCTGGCATGCGGGCGGATCGCCCTGCCGGTGACGACCCTCGACGATAGCCACAAGGCCATGCAGTTCGTGGCCCTCGATCACCTCGCCGCCTACGTCGACCAGCGCGCGAACCAAGCCGGAGGCGCCCGTCGAGCACCGCCAGGCGCGGACAGCATCGCCCCCTGA
- the prtR gene encoding transcriptional regulator PrtR, whose product MDKSTQIPPDSFAARLKQAMAMRNLKQETLAEAAGVSQNTIHKLTSGKAQSTRKLIEIAAALGVSPVWLQTGEGAPAARSAVSVADGSPLVLEPLHPWDSDTPLDEDEVELPLYKEVEMSAGAGRTAVREIEGRKLRFSYATLRASGVDPSAAICAQLTGNSMEPLIMDGSTIGVDTATTHITDGEIYALEHDGMLRVKFVYRLPGGGIRLRSFNREEYPDEEYSPEDMRSRQISMIGWVFWWSTVRHRRGPSLVR is encoded by the coding sequence ATGGACAAGAGCACCCAGATCCCGCCCGACAGCTTCGCCGCTCGCCTCAAGCAGGCCATGGCGATGCGCAACCTGAAGCAGGAAACCCTCGCCGAAGCGGCAGGGGTTTCGCAGAACACCATTCACAAGCTGACCTCGGGCAAGGCCCAGAGCACCCGCAAGCTGATCGAGATCGCGGCGGCCCTGGGCGTCTCGCCGGTCTGGCTGCAGACCGGCGAAGGCGCTCCAGCCGCGCGCAGTGCCGTGTCCGTGGCCGATGGCAGCCCATTGGTGCTGGAACCGCTGCATCCGTGGGACAGCGACACACCGCTGGACGAAGACGAAGTGGAACTGCCGCTGTACAAGGAAGTGGAGATGTCCGCCGGCGCCGGACGCACTGCGGTACGCGAGATAGAGGGGCGCAAGCTGCGTTTTTCCTATGCCACGCTGCGAGCCTCGGGCGTCGATCCGTCGGCGGCGATCTGCGCCCAACTCACCGGCAACAGCATGGAACCGCTGATCATGGATGGCTCCACCATCGGCGTGGACACCGCCACCACCCATATCACCGATGGCGAGATCTACGCCCTCGAACATGACGGCATGCTGCGGGTGAAGTTCGTCTATCGCCTGCCCGGCGGCGGCATTCGCCTGCGCAGCTTCAACCGCGAGGAATATCCGGACGAGGAGTACTCGCCGGAGGACATGCGCAGCCGCCAGATCAGCATGATCGGTTGGGTCTTCTGGTGGTCCACCGTACGCCACCGGCGCGGCCCGTCCCTGGTGCGGTGA
- a CDS encoding TraR/DksA C4-type zinc finger protein, with amino-acid sequence MADLADHANELVLARLDGLLAARPALAIRESAEDCEDCGEPIPQARRRAAPGCSRCIDCQDRHERR; translated from the coding sequence ATGGCTGACCTTGCCGATCACGCCAACGAACTGGTCCTGGCTCGCCTCGACGGCCTCCTGGCGGCGCGCCCGGCGCTGGCCATCCGCGAGTCCGCGGAAGACTGCGAGGACTGCGGCGAGCCCATTCCCCAGGCGCGCCGCCGGGCGGCACCGGGCTGCAGTCGCTGCATCGACTGCCAGGACCGCCACGAGCGCCGTTGA
- a CDS encoding phage holin family protein — translation MGNEPQTLTEMPLWVLILLAALGGVSGEMWRADKAGLGGWALLRRLALRSGASIVCGVAVMLLALACGAALLFAAALGSLTAAAGAEIAVGLYERWAARRLGVCELPEEQSDDRGPH, via the coding sequence ATGGGCAACGAACCGCAGACACTGACGGAAATGCCGCTCTGGGTACTGATCCTGCTCGCCGCGCTGGGCGGCGTCAGCGGCGAGATGTGGCGTGCCGACAAGGCCGGTCTCGGCGGCTGGGCCTTGTTGCGGCGCCTGGCGCTGCGCTCCGGCGCGTCGATTGTCTGCGGCGTGGCGGTGATGCTGCTGGCATTGGCTTGCGGCGCCGCGCTGCTGTTCGCCGCGGCGCTGGGCAGCCTGACCGCCGCGGCCGGCGCGGAGATCGCAGTCGGTCTCTACGAACGCTGGGCCGCCCGGCGCCTGGGGGTTTGCGAGCTGCCCGAGGAACAGTCGGACGACCGTGGCCCGCATTGA
- a CDS encoding phage baseplate assembly protein V, producing the protein MSYVSAEHDRMLAAMILPCVVVAVDLAAARVRVRSGDWTSGWLRWHSLAAGKVRHWRAPSIGEQGVLLSPSGGVSMGTFIPGLYGDAGTAPDNSASSETWRFDDGASLSYDWAAHRYRVELPSGTVEVRVGASEVRVSDGAVSLKAPKISLEGPVEIAGTLTVSGDILGGGSIIDTAGNSNHHTH; encoded by the coding sequence ATGAGCTATGTCAGTGCGGAGCATGACCGCATGCTCGCCGCGATGATCCTGCCCTGCGTGGTGGTCGCCGTGGACCTGGCAGCGGCGCGGGTACGGGTGCGCTCCGGCGACTGGACCAGCGGCTGGCTGCGCTGGCACTCCCTGGCAGCCGGCAAGGTTCGCCACTGGCGTGCGCCGAGCATAGGCGAACAGGGGGTACTGCTCAGCCCGTCGGGCGGAGTGTCAATGGGCACCTTTATTCCCGGTCTGTACGGCGATGCGGGCACGGCGCCGGACAACAGCGCCAGCAGTGAGACCTGGCGTTTCGACGACGGCGCCTCGTTGAGTTACGACTGGGCTGCGCATCGCTACCGCGTCGAGCTGCCCAGCGGCACCGTGGAAGTGAGGGTCGGCGCCAGCGAGGTGCGGGTCAGCGACGGGGCGGTCAGTCTCAAGGCGCCGAAGATCAGCCTGGAAGGACCGGTGGAGATCGCCGGGACACTGACGGTCAGCGGAGACATCCTCGGCGGCGGCTCGATCATCGACACCGCCGGCAACAGCAACCACCACACCCATTGA
- a CDS encoding GPW/gp25 family protein translates to MIGMDRRSGLPLSGLAHLKQSVEDILTTPLGSRRMRPEYGSKLRRMVDMPVSEGWKSAVQAEVARSLGRWEPRIGLSAVRVVAVVDGRVDLLLSGVFEGENINMEVSA, encoded by the coding sequence ATGATCGGGATGGATCGCCGTAGCGGGCTACCCCTGTCCGGCCTGGCTCATCTTAAACAGTCCGTCGAGGACATCCTGACCACCCCGTTGGGCAGCAGGCGCATGCGCCCCGAGTACGGCAGCAAGCTGCGGCGGATGGTCGACATGCCGGTGAGCGAAGGCTGGAAAAGCGCCGTGCAGGCCGAGGTAGCCCGTTCCCTGGGGCGCTGGGAACCGCGCATCGGATTGTCTGCCGTGCGAGTCGTCGCGGTCGTCGATGGCCGCGTGGATCTGCTCCTGAGCGGCGTGTTCGAGGGCGAGAACATCAATATGGAGGTCTCGGCGTGA
- a CDS encoding baseplate assembly protein, whose product MIIDLSQLPEPEVIENLDFETIYQELLGDFREAMAGEWTAEVESDPVLKLLQLAAYRELLLRARINDAARAVMLAYASGADLDQIGAGFNVQRLLIRPAQPEAVPPVEAQYESDKSLRNRIQLAFEQLSVAGPRNAYIAHALGADGRVADASATSPAPCEVLISVLGVEGNGQAPEAVLQAVRLALNAEDVRPVADRVTVRSAGIVPYQVKAQLYLFPGPEAELIRAAAEASLRDYISAQRRLGRDIRRSALFATLHVEGVQRVELQEPAADVVLDETQAAYCTGYAITLGGVDE is encoded by the coding sequence GTGATCATCGATCTTTCCCAGTTGCCGGAGCCAGAGGTTATCGAAAACCTCGATTTCGAGACGATTTACCAAGAGCTGTTGGGCGACTTCCGCGAAGCCATGGCTGGCGAATGGACAGCGGAGGTGGAGTCCGATCCGGTTCTCAAGCTTCTGCAACTGGCGGCCTATCGAGAACTGCTGCTGCGGGCGCGGATCAACGATGCGGCGCGGGCGGTGATGCTGGCATACGCCAGCGGTGCCGATCTCGACCAGATCGGTGCCGGCTTCAATGTGCAGCGTTTGCTGATCAGGCCCGCTCAGCCCGAGGCGGTACCGCCGGTGGAGGCGCAATACGAGAGCGACAAGTCGCTGCGCAATCGCATCCAGCTCGCGTTCGAGCAGCTGTCCGTCGCAGGACCGCGGAACGCCTATATAGCCCATGCGCTGGGCGCGGATGGAAGGGTGGCGGATGCCTCTGCGACCAGTCCGGCGCCCTGCGAAGTGCTGATCAGCGTGCTCGGGGTGGAAGGCAACGGGCAGGCACCGGAAGCGGTGTTGCAGGCAGTGCGCCTGGCGCTGAACGCGGAGGACGTGCGTCCTGTCGCGGATCGGGTAACGGTGCGCTCGGCAGGCATCGTTCCCTATCAGGTCAAGGCGCAGCTCTACCTGTTTCCCGGTCCCGAGGCCGAGCTGATCCGTGCCGCCGCCGAGGCTTCGCTGCGCGACTACATTTCCGCCCAGCGCCGCCTGGGCCGCGACATCCGGCGTTCGGCCCTGTTCGCCACCCTGCATGTCGAAGGCGTGCAGCGCGTCGAACTGCAGGAGCCTGCGGCCGACGTGGTCCTGGATGAAACCCAGGCGGCCTATTGCACGGGGTACGCGATCACCTTGGGAGGCGTCGATGAGTAG
- a CDS encoding phage tail protein I: MSSRLLPPNRSSLERSLGDVLPAELPVPLRELHDPARCEAALLPYLAWTRSVDRWDPDWSDEAKRNAVATSFVLHQRKGTLTALRQVVEPIGALSEVTEWWQRSPLGVPGTFEITVDVSDRGIDEGTVLELERLLDDVRPVSRHLTRLDLRITPVIRSRHGLAVTDGDTLEIFPWKQ, encoded by the coding sequence ATGAGTAGCCGACTGCTGCCGCCAAACAGGAGTTCTCTGGAACGCTCTCTGGGTGATGTATTGCCTGCCGAACTGCCGGTGCCGCTTCGTGAGCTTCACGATCCGGCACGCTGTGAGGCGGCCTTGTTGCCCTACCTGGCCTGGACGCGCTCGGTGGACCGCTGGGACCCGGACTGGAGCGACGAGGCCAAGCGCAATGCGGTAGCGACGTCCTTCGTCCTGCACCAGCGCAAAGGCACGCTGACCGCGTTGCGCCAAGTGGTCGAGCCGATCGGTGCGCTGAGCGAGGTCACCGAATGGTGGCAGCGAAGCCCGCTTGGCGTGCCGGGGACCTTCGAGATCACCGTGGACGTCAGCGACCGTGGCATCGACGAAGGCACCGTACTGGAGCTGGAGCGCTTGCTCGATGACGTCCGCCCGGTGAGCAGACACCTGACCCGGCTGGACCTGCGCATTACCCCGGTAATCCGGTCCCGTCACGGACTGGCCGTGACCGACGGCGACACCCTGGAAATCTTCCCCTGGAAACAGTGA
- a CDS encoding phage tail protein codes for MTTNTPKYGGLLTDIGAAALAAASAAGKKWQPTHMLIGDAGGAPGDTPDPLPSAAQKSLINQRHRAQLNRLFVSDKNANTLVAEVVLPVEVGGFWIREIGLQDADGKFVAVSNCPPSYKAAMESGSARTQTIRVNIALSGLENVQLLIDNGIIYATQDWVKEKVAADFKGRKILAGNGLVGGGDLSADRSIGLAPSGVTAGSYRSVTVNANGVVTQGSNPTTLAGYAIGDAYTKADTDGKLAQKANKATTLAGYGITDALRVDGNAVSSSRLAAPRSLAASGDASWSVTFDGSANVSAPLSLSATGVAAGSYPKVTVDTKGRVTAGMALAATDIPGLDASKLVSGVLAEQRLPVFARGLATAVSNSSDPNTATVPLMLTNHANGPVAGRYFYIQSMFYPDQNGNASQIATSYNATSEMYVRVSYAANPSIREWLPWQRCDIGGSFTKTTDGSIGNGVNINSFVNSGWWLQSTSEWAAGGANYPVGLAGLLIVYRAHADHIYQTYVTLNGSTYSRCCYAGSWRPWRQNWDDGNFDPASYLPKAGFTWAALPGKPATFPPSGHNHDTSQITSGILPLARGGLGANTAAGARNNIGAGVPATASRALNGWWKDNDTGLIVQWMQVNVGDHPGGIIDRTLTFPIAFPSACLHVVPTVKEVGRPATSASTVTVADVSVSNTGCVIVSSEYYGLAQNYGIRVMAIGY; via the coding sequence ATGACGACCAATACTCCGAAATACGGTGGCCTGCTCACCGACATAGGTGCCGCTGCGCTGGCTGCGGCCAGTGCAGCAGGCAAGAAATGGCAGCCGACTCATATGCTGATCGGCGATGCCGGCGGTGCGCCGGGCGACACGCCGGATCCATTGCCTTCTGCGGCGCAGAAGAGCCTGATCAACCAACGCCATCGGGCTCAGCTGAATCGGCTGTTCGTTTCCGACAAGAACGCCAATACCTTGGTTGCCGAGGTGGTGCTGCCAGTTGAGGTAGGTGGCTTCTGGATCCGCGAGATCGGCCTGCAGGATGCCGACGGCAAGTTCGTCGCGGTATCCAACTGCCCGCCCAGCTACAAGGCTGCAATGGAAAGTGGCAGTGCGCGGACCCAGACCATTCGGGTGAACATCGCGCTCTCCGGCCTGGAGAATGTCCAGCTGCTGATCGACAACGGCATCATCTACGCCACTCAGGACTGGGTGAAGGAAAAGGTCGCTGCCGATTTCAAGGGCCGCAAGATTCTGGCTGGCAATGGCTTGGTCGGTGGGGGCGATCTTTCTGCCGACCGCAGCATTGGTCTGGCGCCTTCCGGCGTGACGGCGGGCAGCTATCGTTCGGTCACGGTGAACGCCAACGGGGTGGTCACCCAGGGCAGCAATCCGACCACCCTGGCCGGCTATGCGATCGGAGATGCCTATACCAAGGCCGATACCGATGGAAAACTGGCGCAGAAAGCGAACAAGGCCACCACCCTGGCCGGCTATGGCATTACCGATGCGCTGCGAGTCGATGGCAACGCCGTGTCATCCAGCAGGCTGGCCGCACCGCGTAGCCTGGCAGCCAGTGGCGATGCCTCCTGGTCGGTGACCTTCGACGGCAGTGCCAATGTTTCTGCGCCGCTGAGTCTTTCCGCTACCGGTGTGGCGGCGGGCAGCTATCCGAAGGTGACCGTGGATACGAAGGGAAGGGTGACTGCTGGAATGGCGCTGGCGGCGACGGACATTCCCGGGCTGGATGCTTCGAAGCTGGTCAGCGGGGTGCTGGCCGAGCAGCGTTTGCCGGTATTCGCGCGCGGGTTGGCTACTGCTGTCTCGAACAGTAGCGATCCGAACACCGCGACCGTGCCGTTGATGCTGACCAATCATGCGAACGGACCTGTTGCCGGACGATACTTCTACATCCAGTCGATGTTCTATCCGGATCAGAACGGCAATGCTTCGCAGATTGCAACGAGCTACAACGCTACATCCGAGATGTATGTACGGGTGTCCTACGCGGCCAACCCTAGCATCCGGGAGTGGTTGCCCTGGCAGCGTTGCGACATTGGAGGTTCCTTCACGAAGACGACTGACGGATCCATTGGAAATGGCGTCAATATAAACAGCTTCGTCAATTCCGGATGGTGGTTGCAATCGACATCGGAATGGGCGGCGGGTGGAGCTAACTATCCCGTGGGGCTGGCCGGTTTGCTGATTGTCTACCGCGCACATGCAGACCATATCTATCAGACCTACGTAACACTCAACGGAAGCACATATTCGCGCTGCTGCTATGCGGGCTCTTGGCGTCCGTGGCGGCAGAACTGGGACGATGGAAACTTCGATCCGGCCAGCTACCTGCCAAAGGCGGGATTTACCTGGGCGGCTTTGCCGGGTAAGCCGGCAACTTTCCCGCCCTCAGGGCATAACCACGATACCAGCCAGATCACCTCCGGCATCTTGCCTCTCGCTCGTGGTGGCCTTGGCGCCAATACAGCGGCCGGAGCACGCAACAACATTGGTGCCGGAGTGCCGGCCACGGCGAGCCGGGCGCTCAATGGTTGGTGGAAGGACAACGATACCGGTCTGATCGTCCAGTGGATGCAGGTGAACGTAGGAGATCATCCCGGTGGAATAATCGATCGTACCTTGACGTTCCCGATCGCGTTCCCTAGCGCCTGTCTGCATGTCGTACCGACTGTCAAGGAGGTGGGGCGACCAGCGACGTCCGCGTCGACCGTTACGGTCGCCGATGTCAGCGTCAGCAACACGGGATGTGTGATCGTTTCCTCCGAGTACTACGGACTGGCTCAAAACTATGGCATCAGAGTGATGGCCATCGGCTATTGA